A single window of Pectobacterium parmentieri DNA harbors:
- the clpS gene encoding ATP-dependent Clp protease adapter ClpS — protein sequence MGNNSTWSQSENLTADKQKEKLQPPSMYNVVLNNDDYTPMEFVIDVLQKFFSYDIERATQLMLTVHYQGKAICGVFSAEVAETKVVQVNRYARENEHPLLCTLEKA from the coding sequence ATGGGAAACAACAGCACGTGGTCACAATCTGAGAACCTGACCGCTGATAAACAGAAAGAAAAATTGCAGCCGCCATCCATGTATAACGTGGTGTTGAATAATGATGATTACACCCCGATGGAATTTGTTATTGACGTTCTGCAAAAGTTCTTTTCTTATGATATTGAACGTGCCACACAGCTTATGTTAACTGTGCATTATCAGGGTAAAGCAATTTGTGGCGTATTCAGCGCTGAAGTGGCTGAGACCAAGGTCGTACAAGTCAATCGTTATGCCAGAGAAAACGAGCACCCGCTGCTCTGTACGCTGGAAAAAGCCTGA
- a CDS encoding VOC family protein — translation MFKPNSLIIYVEDVSLSTEFYKKILKSDPLETYEEFSVFPLASEFILGIQSKSGIDPKPQAQFGGFEICLSDVTPDAVDTIYQEWKKLGVKFELEPINLEFGYTFVAIDPDGHRLRVCATDTSNIS, via the coding sequence ATGTTTAAACCGAATAGCTTAATCATTTATGTTGAAGATGTTTCATTAAGTACTGAATTTTATAAAAAAATATTAAAATCAGACCCATTAGAAACCTATGAGGAATTTTCTGTTTTTCCTCTCGCCTCCGAGTTTATTTTAGGCATTCAGTCTAAATCGGGAATTGATCCAAAACCTCAAGCCCAATTTGGTGGGTTTGAAATTTGCCTGTCAGATGTCACCCCTGATGCTGTAGACACGATATATCAGGAATGGAAAAAGTTAGGCGTAAAATTTGAACTCGAACCAATAAATCTTGAGTTCGGTTATACCTTTGTTGCCATAGATCCTGATGGGCATCGACTGAGAGTCTGCGCGACGGATACAAGCAACATTTCCTAG
- the cspD gene encoding cold shock-like protein CspD, which yields METGTVKWFNNAKGFGFICPEGGGDDIFAHYSTIQMDGYRTLKAGQVVRFDVHQGPKGNHACLIVPQIVEAIS from the coding sequence ATGGAGACAGGTACTGTTAAATGGTTCAATAATGCCAAAGGGTTTGGTTTTATCTGTCCAGAAGGGGGCGGTGACGATATCTTCGCACACTACTCAACTATTCAGATGGATGGCTACCGAACGCTAAAAGCCGGACAGGTTGTCAGGTTTGACGTACATCAAGGGCCGAAAGGCAATCACGCTTGCCTGATCGTCCCACAAATCGTCGAGGCCATATCCTGA
- the infA gene encoding translation initiation factor IF-1 has protein sequence MAKEDNIEMQGTVLDTLPNTMFRVELENGHVVTAHISGKMRKNYIRILTGDKVTVELTPYDLSKGRIVFRSR, from the coding sequence ATGGCCAAAGAAGACAATATTGAAATGCAAGGCACCGTGCTTGATACGCTGCCCAACACCATGTTCCGCGTTGAATTGGAAAACGGGCACGTGGTTACCGCTCATATCTCCGGTAAAATGCGTAAAAACTATATCCGCATCCTGACGGGTGACAAAGTCACTGTAGAGTTAACCCCGTACGACCTGAGTAAAGGCCGCATTGTCTTCCGCAGCCGTTAA
- a CDS encoding lysine exporter LysO family protein, whose translation MYSGLLIILLPLIIGYLVPLRAKKALQLVNQLLGWMVYVILFLMGMSLAFLEDLSSNLLLIFRYAAVFAFCILVANGIALWLWEKRSVWHSKFKNAAPLSRLHMILESFTLCGVVFGGFLLGLTQWSGFTYASQGSEYALIFLLFLVGIQLRNSGMTLRQIVLNRRGLVIALIVGISALGGGLLAAWMLGLPLKTGLAMASGYGWYSLSGILLTDALGPVIGSAAFFNDLIRELLAIMLVPALAQCNRSCALGLCGATSMDFTLPVLQRSAGVDIVPAAIVHGFLLSLAAPILMAFFTS comes from the coding sequence ATGTATTCAGGATTATTAATTATTTTATTGCCGCTCATCATTGGCTATCTGGTGCCGCTGCGTGCCAAAAAAGCATTACAGTTGGTTAACCAATTACTGGGTTGGATGGTGTACGTTATTCTGTTTTTGATGGGAATGAGCCTGGCCTTTCTGGAAGACCTCAGCAGCAATTTATTACTGATCTTTCGCTACGCCGCCGTCTTCGCATTTTGCATTCTCGTAGCAAACGGCATTGCACTGTGGCTGTGGGAAAAACGTAGCGTATGGCACAGCAAATTTAAAAACGCCGCCCCGCTTTCCCGCCTGCATATGATCCTTGAATCGTTCACTCTCTGCGGCGTGGTCTTCGGTGGATTTTTGCTGGGATTAACACAATGGTCAGGATTCACTTACGCCAGCCAAGGCAGCGAATACGCGCTGATTTTTCTGCTATTTCTGGTCGGTATTCAATTGCGTAACAGCGGGATGACGCTGCGTCAGATCGTATTAAACCGTCGCGGGTTGGTCATTGCGCTCATCGTCGGAATCAGCGCACTCGGCGGCGGCCTGCTTGCCGCGTGGATGCTGGGACTTCCGCTGAAAACCGGTCTGGCGATGGCATCCGGCTATGGGTGGTATTCGCTATCAGGTATTCTGCTGACCGACGCCCTCGGGCCTGTCATCGGCAGCGCGGCGTTTTTCAACGACCTGATTCGCGAACTGCTGGCCATTATGCTGGTTCCGGCATTGGCGCAGTGCAACCGCTCATGTGCATTAGGCCTTTGCGGCGCGACGTCGATGGATTTCACGTTGCCCGTATTGCAGCGCAGCGCGGGTGTCGATATCGTACCGGCTGCCATCGTGCACGGTTTTTTATTAAGCCTCGCAGCCCCCATATTGATGGCATTCTTTACCTCCTAA
- the clpA gene encoding ATP-dependent Clp protease ATP-binding subunit ClpA, translating to MLNQELELSLNMAFARAREHRHEFMTVEHLLLALLSNPAAREALEACTVDLAALRQELEAFIEQTTPTLPQSDDERETQPTLSFQRVLQRAVFHVQSSGRSEVSGANVLVAIFSEQESQAAYLLRKHDVSRLDVVNFISHGTRKEETDQAPNPESPVNEEQAGGEDRMENFTTNLNQLARVGGIDPLIGREKELERTIQVLCRRRKNNPLLVGESGVGKTAIAEGLAWRIVQGDVPEVMAECTLYSLDIGALLAGTKYRGDFEKRFKALLKQLEQDKNSILFIDEIHTIIGAGAASGGQVDAANLIKPLLSSGRIRVIGSTTYQEFSNIFEKDRALARRFQKIDITEPSVEETIQIINGLKPKYESHHDVRYTSKAVRAAVELAVKYINDRHLPDKAIDVIDEAGARSRLMPASKRKKTVNVSDIESVVARIARIPEKTVSASDRDVLKNLSDRLKMLVFGQDKAIEALSESIKMSRAGLGQERKPVGSFLFAGPTGVGKTEVTLQLAKALDIELLRFDMSEYMERHTVSRLIGAPPGYVGYDQGGLLTDAVIKHPHAVLLLDEIEKAHPDVFNLLLQVMDNGTLTDNNGRKADFRNVIVVMTTNAGVRETQRKSIGIIHQDNSTDAMEEIKKVFTPEFRNRLDGIIWFNHLSTDVIQQVVDKFIVELQAQLDAKGVSLEVSDEARDWLAEKGYDKAMGARPMARVMQESLKKPLANELLFGSLVDGGSVTVELDKEAQQLTYGFQSAQKRKAESVN from the coding sequence ATGCTCAATCAAGAACTGGAACTCAGTCTCAACATGGCTTTCGCCAGAGCGCGTGAGCACCGACACGAGTTTATGACCGTGGAGCACCTGTTGCTGGCTCTGCTCAGTAATCCGGCCGCGCGTGAAGCGTTGGAGGCCTGTACGGTAGATTTAGCCGCACTGCGCCAGGAACTGGAAGCCTTCATTGAACAGACCACACCAACATTACCGCAGAGTGACGATGAGCGTGAGACTCAGCCGACGCTCAGCTTCCAGCGCGTATTGCAACGCGCCGTCTTTCATGTGCAGTCTTCTGGCCGCAGCGAAGTGTCTGGTGCCAACGTTCTGGTTGCCATTTTTAGCGAACAGGAATCTCAGGCCGCCTATCTGCTGCGCAAGCATGACGTTAGCCGTCTGGATGTTGTGAACTTTATTTCTCACGGTACGCGTAAAGAAGAAACCGATCAGGCACCGAACCCTGAAAGTCCCGTCAATGAAGAGCAGGCAGGAGGGGAAGATCGTATGGAAAACTTCACCACCAATCTGAATCAACTGGCTCGCGTTGGCGGTATCGATCCGCTCATTGGCCGGGAGAAAGAACTGGAGCGCACGATTCAGGTATTATGCCGCCGCCGTAAGAATAACCCGCTGCTGGTCGGTGAATCCGGCGTGGGTAAAACCGCGATTGCAGAGGGGCTGGCCTGGCGTATTGTGCAAGGTGATGTACCGGAAGTGATGGCGGAATGCACTCTGTATTCGCTGGACATTGGTGCGTTGCTGGCAGGCACCAAATATCGCGGTGACTTTGAAAAACGATTCAAGGCGCTGTTGAAACAACTGGAACAGGATAAAAATAGCATCCTGTTCATTGATGAGATCCACACAATTATCGGTGCGGGTGCCGCATCAGGTGGTCAGGTGGATGCCGCAAACCTGATTAAACCGCTACTCTCCAGCGGTAGGATCCGCGTCATTGGATCCACCACCTATCAGGAGTTCAGCAATATCTTTGAAAAGGATCGGGCGCTGGCGCGTCGTTTCCAAAAAATCGATATCACTGAACCCAGCGTGGAAGAAACCATACAAATCATCAATGGCCTGAAGCCGAAATATGAGTCTCACCATGATGTCCGCTATACCTCAAAAGCCGTTCGTGCTGCGGTAGAGTTGGCGGTGAAATATATCAATGACCGCCATTTGCCGGATAAAGCCATCGATGTGATTGATGAAGCAGGTGCGCGTAGCCGTCTGATGCCAGCCAGCAAACGTAAGAAAACGGTCAACGTGAGCGATATCGAATCGGTCGTCGCCCGTATCGCCCGTATTCCAGAGAAAACGGTTTCTGCCAGCGATCGTGACGTGCTGAAGAATCTCAGCGATCGCCTGAAAATGCTGGTGTTTGGACAGGATAAAGCAATTGAAGCGCTGTCTGAGTCCATCAAAATGAGCCGTGCAGGGTTAGGCCAGGAGCGTAAGCCGGTAGGGTCCTTCCTGTTCGCGGGCCCTACAGGTGTCGGTAAGACGGAAGTGACGCTGCAATTGGCGAAGGCGCTGGATATTGAGCTGCTGCGCTTTGATATGTCCGAATACATGGAGCGTCATACCGTCAGTCGCCTGATTGGTGCGCCTCCAGGTTATGTTGGCTACGATCAGGGCGGTCTGCTGACGGATGCGGTGATCAAGCATCCTCATGCGGTGCTGCTGCTGGATGAGATCGAGAAAGCGCACCCTGACGTCTTTAACCTGCTGTTGCAGGTGATGGATAACGGTACGCTGACGGACAACAATGGTCGCAAAGCGGATTTCCGCAATGTCATTGTTGTTATGACGACCAATGCGGGCGTGCGGGAAACACAGCGTAAATCCATCGGTATCATCCATCAGGACAACAGTACGGATGCGATGGAAGAGATCAAGAAGGTGTTTACGCCGGAATTCCGTAACCGTCTGGATGGAATTATCTGGTTCAACCACCTATCGACCGACGTTATCCAGCAGGTTGTCGATAAATTTATCGTTGAACTTCAGGCGCAGTTGGATGCGAAAGGCGTATCACTGGAAGTCAGTGATGAAGCGCGAGATTGGCTGGCCGAGAAAGGCTATGACAAAGCGATGGGTGCCCGGCCAATGGCGCGCGTGATGCAGGAAAGCCTCAAGAAACCGCTGGCCAACGAGCTGCTGTTTGGTTCGCTGGTGGATGGGGGTTCTGTTACGGTGGAATTGGATAAAGAAGCGCAACAGTTGACGTATGGCTTCCAGAGTGCGCAGAAACGTAAAGCGGAAAGCGTTAATTAA
- the aat gene encoding leucyl/phenylalanyl-tRNA--protein transferase has protein sequence MRLYQLSSQSLQFPDPNHALDDPNGLLAVGGDLSVPRLNAAYRQGIFPWFSPGEPILWWSPNPRAVLFPGEFHLSRSMKKFLKRHAFIATLNQAFDDVIHACAHEHHDGTWITPDIISAYRQLHQVGKAHSVEVWHNGALVGGLYGIEQGRLFCGESMFSRTDNASKYALLVFQQHFFRHGGQLIDCQVLNSHTASLGVSEIPRDRFLQQLSHWQDIAVDGGCWLPQQLAEPTW, from the coding sequence ATGCGCCTATATCAGCTATCGTCTCAATCGCTTCAGTTTCCTGACCCGAATCATGCGCTGGACGACCCCAATGGCCTGCTGGCCGTTGGCGGCGATCTCTCCGTCCCCCGGCTAAACGCGGCCTATCGGCAGGGAATTTTCCCCTGGTTCTCCCCCGGTGAACCGATCTTATGGTGGTCTCCAAATCCGCGCGCAGTCCTGTTTCCCGGCGAATTTCACCTCAGCCGTAGTATGAAAAAATTTCTGAAGCGCCACGCTTTTATCGCCACGCTAAATCAGGCATTTGATGATGTCATTCACGCTTGTGCGCACGAGCACCATGACGGCACCTGGATTACGCCGGATATAATTTCAGCTTATCGTCAACTTCATCAGGTTGGGAAAGCACATTCCGTCGAAGTGTGGCACAATGGCGCACTGGTTGGTGGGTTATATGGTATTGAACAAGGGCGATTATTTTGCGGCGAATCAATGTTCAGCCGCACGGATAACGCCTCAAAATACGCGCTGTTGGTGTTTCAGCAGCATTTTTTTCGCCATGGCGGCCAGTTGATTGACTGTCAGGTGTTAAATTCCCACACAGCCTCGCTGGGCGTGAGTGAAATTCCCCGAGATCGCTTTCTGCAGCAGCTTTCCCACTGGCAGGATATCGCAGTCGATGGCGGTTGTTGGTTACCACAACAGCTCGCCGAACCGACATGGTGA
- a CDS encoding ATP-dependent endonuclease, which yields MHLESIEILGFRGINRLSLILDENNVLIGENAWGKSSLLDALSLLLAPTLPLYHFDMQDFHFTPGDENSREKHLQVIFTFCETAPGHHLSPRYRSLSPVWVEGDASLYRVFYRLEGEVDESQSVFTWRSFLDANGHPIPLDDIDELAREIVRLHPVLRLRDARFMRRLRSGTLAATLDNSNEKLAQQFEQLMRELVQNPQKLTDKELRQGLVAMRQLLEHYFSEQNATGNDRRHHRHARTHNGKSWRSLDNINRLIADPNSRSRRIILLELFSTLLQAKGSVALDPHARPLLLIEDPETRLHPIMLSVAWGLLTQLPLQKVTTTNSGELLSLVPMEQVCRLVRESSRVATYRIGRQGMSAEDSRRIAFHIRLNRPASLFARCWLLVEGETEVWMLNELARQCGHHFEAEGVKVIEFAQSGIRPLLRFAHRMGIEWHVLVDGDDAGKKYAATARSLLSAQNESERDHLTVLPASDMEHYMYREGFSQVYHRIAQLPEKVPLSMHKIIIKAIHRSSKPDLAIEVAMEAAAMGSDAIPPLIRSMFSRVLWLARGRAD from the coding sequence ATGCATCTGGAAAGTATTGAAATCCTGGGATTTCGGGGAATCAATCGTCTGTCACTGATACTGGACGAGAATAATGTGCTGATTGGTGAGAACGCCTGGGGGAAATCCAGTCTGTTGGATGCGCTTTCGCTGCTGCTGGCACCCACATTGCCGCTTTACCATTTTGATATGCAGGACTTTCACTTCACCCCGGGGGATGAAAACAGTCGGGAAAAACACCTTCAGGTTATTTTCACTTTTTGTGAAACCGCTCCCGGTCATCATCTCTCTCCTCGTTATCGTTCGCTGAGCCCCGTTTGGGTGGAAGGCGACGCGTCGCTATATCGCGTTTTTTATCGGCTGGAGGGGGAGGTGGATGAAAGCCAATCGGTATTCACCTGGCGCAGCTTTCTGGACGCCAATGGGCACCCGATACCGCTAGATGATATTGATGAACTGGCCAGAGAAATCGTCCGCCTGCATCCAGTACTGCGGCTGCGCGATGCGCGTTTTATGCGGCGTTTGCGTTCTGGGACGTTGGCGGCGACGTTAGATAACAGTAATGAAAAACTGGCCCAGCAGTTTGAGCAACTGATGCGAGAGTTGGTGCAAAATCCGCAGAAATTGACGGATAAAGAATTGCGTCAAGGCTTGGTGGCGATGCGGCAACTGCTGGAGCACTATTTTTCCGAGCAGAACGCCACGGGTAACGATCGCCGTCATCATCGTCATGCGCGAACACACAATGGTAAATCGTGGCGATCGCTGGACAACATTAACCGCCTGATTGCCGATCCCAACAGCCGCAGTCGCCGAATTATCCTGCTAGAACTGTTCTCCACGCTGTTACAGGCGAAAGGTTCCGTAGCGTTGGATCCGCACGCGCGTCCGCTCTTGCTGATTGAAGACCCGGAAACCCGGCTGCACCCGATTATGCTGTCCGTTGCCTGGGGACTCCTGACGCAACTGCCGCTCCAGAAAGTGACGACGACCAACTCAGGGGAATTACTGTCGTTGGTGCCGATGGAACAGGTGTGTCGTTTGGTGCGGGAATCTTCACGCGTTGCGACATATCGTATTGGCCGTCAGGGAATGAGCGCGGAGGACAGTCGACGTATCGCTTTTCACATTCGCCTGAATCGACCGGCTTCGCTTTTTGCCCGTTGCTGGCTGTTGGTTGAAGGAGAGACAGAAGTCTGGATGTTGAATGAACTGGCACGCCAGTGCGGCCATCATTTTGAGGCGGAAGGGGTGAAAGTGATTGAGTTTGCCCAGTCAGGTATCCGGCCATTGTTGAGGTTCGCACACCGTATGGGAATTGAATGGCATGTGCTGGTCGATGGCGATGATGCAGGGAAAAAATATGCGGCGACGGCAAGAAGCCTGCTATCTGCGCAGAACGAGAGTGAACGCGATCATCTGACCGTCTTGCCAGCATCGGATATGGAGCACTATATGTATCGCGAGGGATTTAGCCAAGTTTATCACCGCATCGCACAGTTGCCGGAGAAAGTACCGCTGTCGATGCATAAAATCATCATCAAGGCGATCCATCGTTCATCCAAGCCTGATTTGGCGATTGAAGTCGCGATGGAGGCGGCGGCCATGGGCAGCGATGCGATCCCTCCGCTCATTCGTAGCATGTTCTCTCGCGTGCTGTGGCTGGCTCGTGGGCGTGCAGATTAA
- the cydD gene encoding heme ABC transporter permease/ATP-binding protein CydD, with the protein MKKTRQQELTAWLKQQSKLAQRWLRLSLLLGFLSGALIVAQAWLLATLLHALIIEHAPRESLFSPFLLLIATFILRALNSLLRERVGFLCGQAVRQHIRKLVLDRLQQLGPAWVQGKPAGSWATIILEQVDDMQDYYARYLPQMYLAALIPLLILITIFPLNWAAGLILFLTAPLIPLFMALVGMGAADANRRNFLALARLSGHFLDRLRGMETLRLFHRGQAETEQIRHASEDFRSRTMEVLRMAFLSSGVLEFFASISIAVVAVYFGFSYLGELDFGHYGMGVTLFAGFLVLILAPEFFQPLRDLGTFYHAKAQAIGAAESLVTFLAEEGESVGFGTHEFSSDTAIAIRAEDLVVLAPNGTPLTQPLTFNIRAGERIALVGISGAGKSSLLNALLGFLPYRGSLTVNGKALNTLTPESWRKQLSWVGQNPHLPEPTLRSNILLGNPQASIVALQQAIERAYVQEFLLQLPQGLETTIGDGAARLSVGQAQRIAVARALIHPCNLLLLDEPSASLDAHSEELVMAALNTAARSQTTLLVTHQLNDITEYDAIWVMDEGRLVQQGDYQTLRAETGPFAALLAQRQGVL; encoded by the coding sequence ATGAAAAAAACCAGACAGCAAGAACTAACCGCTTGGCTGAAACAACAAAGCAAGCTGGCACAACGTTGGTTACGCCTTTCACTGCTGCTTGGGTTCCTGAGCGGTGCGTTAATCGTGGCGCAAGCCTGGCTATTAGCTACTCTGCTTCATGCCTTGATCATTGAACATGCCCCCCGAGAGTCCCTGTTTTCTCCTTTCCTTCTGCTGATCGCTACATTTATTCTGCGTGCGCTTAACAGCCTGTTACGTGAGCGTGTCGGTTTTCTTTGCGGACAAGCGGTTCGGCAGCACATTCGCAAACTGGTACTGGATCGACTACAACAGCTTGGCCCAGCCTGGGTTCAGGGTAAGCCCGCCGGCAGTTGGGCAACGATTATCCTTGAACAGGTGGATGATATGCAGGACTATTACGCCCGCTATCTGCCGCAAATGTATCTTGCCGCACTGATCCCGCTGCTTATCTTGATCACCATCTTTCCGCTCAACTGGGCTGCGGGTCTGATTCTGTTTCTGACTGCACCGCTCATCCCTCTGTTTATGGCACTGGTCGGCATGGGCGCAGCGGATGCCAACCGCCGTAATTTTTTGGCGTTGGCTCGCCTGAGCGGGCACTTCCTCGATCGCCTGCGCGGGATGGAAACTCTACGCCTGTTTCATCGCGGTCAGGCTGAAACCGAACAAATCCGCCATGCTTCCGAAGATTTCCGTAGCCGCACCATGGAAGTGCTGCGTATGGCATTTCTCTCCTCGGGCGTGCTGGAATTTTTCGCCTCTATTTCGATCGCGGTTGTCGCCGTCTATTTCGGTTTCTCTTATCTCGGTGAGCTGGATTTTGGCCATTATGGAATGGGCGTGACGCTCTTCGCCGGTTTTCTCGTGCTGATTCTTGCGCCGGAATTCTTTCAACCTTTACGCGATCTGGGCACCTTCTACCATGCCAAAGCTCAAGCTATCGGTGCAGCGGAATCACTGGTGACCTTTTTAGCCGAGGAAGGCGAATCGGTTGGCTTTGGCACACATGAATTCAGCAGCGATACCGCGATTGCCATCCGCGCGGAAGACTTGGTTGTACTCGCACCCAATGGCACGCCATTAACCCAACCGTTAACGTTCAATATCCGTGCTGGCGAACGTATCGCGTTGGTCGGTATCAGCGGAGCAGGAAAAAGTTCACTGCTTAATGCTCTGCTAGGGTTCCTGCCCTATCGCGGCTCATTAACCGTTAATGGCAAAGCGCTAAACACACTTACGCCTGAATCGTGGCGTAAACAATTGAGCTGGGTCGGGCAAAATCCCCATTTGCCGGAACCAACGCTGCGCAGCAATATTCTGCTCGGTAACCCGCAGGCCAGCATTGTGGCGTTACAGCAGGCGATTGAGCGTGCCTATGTGCAGGAATTTCTACTGCAACTCCCACAAGGGCTGGAAACAACGATCGGCGATGGTGCTGCCCGTTTATCCGTCGGTCAGGCGCAGCGCATCGCCGTCGCCCGTGCGCTTATCCATCCTTGCAACTTATTACTACTGGATGAACCGTCAGCCAGCCTCGATGCCCATAGTGAGGAGTTGGTTATGGCCGCACTGAACACGGCAGCACGTTCCCAGACCACGCTGCTGGTCACGCACCAACTCAACGATATCACCGAGTATGACGCGATTTGGGTGATGGACGAGGGTCGCCTGGTCCAGCAGGGGGACTATCAAACACTTCGCGCCGAAACAGGCCCTTTCGCGGCACTGCTGGCACAACGACAGGGGGTGCTGTAA
- the cydC gene encoding heme ABC transporter ATP-binding protein/permease CydC, whose amino-acid sequence MAQIKTMRVLKPFLALYRQHIWRLSLGVVLAIATLLASIGLLALSGWFLAGAALAGIVGLLTFNYMLPAAGVRGAAIARTAGRYGERVVSHDATFRVLLRLRVFTFSRILPLSPGGLAQFRQAELLNRLVADVDTLDHLYLRVISPIVSALAVILIVCYGLSFIDAALALTLGAIMLVLLLCLPMVFYRAGNGIGQDLTALRAQYRLLLTTWLQGQAELTVFGALDRVRQQLALVEINWLRRQRQQANLTGLSQAVMILCSGLTVTLILWLAADGVGGNTQPGALIALFVFASLAAFEALAPVTVAFQHMGQVIASAARVDQIIRQPIDVTFPTRGPETSRTALLELSHVNFTYPGQPQPVLQNITLSIQAGEHLALLGRTGCGKSTLLQLLTRAWDCEYGDITLNGHPLANWREDDLRAMMSVVPQRVHIFSATLRDNLLLAAPTARDEKLAEVLQQVGLEKLLENEGLNAWLGEGGRQLSGGEQRRIALARALLHDAPLVLLDEPTEGLDAETEKRILQLLRQHCANKTLIVITHRLYGLESMDRICILDDGKVLEQGSHQTLMAQQGRYWQFRQHV is encoded by the coding sequence ATGGCTCAGATAAAAACGATGCGAGTATTAAAACCATTTCTGGCACTTTATCGTCAGCACATTTGGCGCTTAAGCTTAGGCGTGGTACTGGCAATCGCCACATTGCTGGCCAGCATCGGCCTGCTCGCCCTATCCGGCTGGTTTCTCGCTGGGGCCGCACTGGCAGGGATTGTCGGGCTACTCACTTTTAACTACATGCTACCCGCTGCAGGCGTGCGGGGTGCCGCTATCGCCCGTACCGCAGGGCGTTATGGGGAAAGAGTCGTCAGCCACGATGCGACATTTCGTGTTCTGCTACGTCTGCGCGTTTTCACCTTTTCTCGCATTCTGCCGCTCTCTCCAGGCGGGCTGGCACAGTTTCGTCAGGCTGAACTGCTAAACCGACTTGTGGCAGACGTTGATACACTTGACCACCTCTACCTTCGCGTTATTTCACCTATTGTCAGCGCGTTGGCCGTCATTCTCATCGTCTGTTACGGTCTGAGCTTCATTGATGCCGCATTGGCTCTGACGCTTGGTGCCATCATGCTGGTGCTCTTGCTCTGTCTGCCTATGGTGTTTTATCGGGCAGGTAACGGCATTGGGCAGGATTTGACCGCACTGCGCGCGCAATACCGCCTGCTGCTAACCACCTGGCTGCAAGGTCAGGCGGAGTTAACCGTTTTTGGCGCACTAGATCGCGTCCGTCAACAGTTGGCACTGGTGGAAATTAACTGGCTGCGTCGCCAGCGCCAGCAGGCCAACCTTACCGGTCTGTCTCAGGCGGTGATGATTTTATGCAGTGGCCTAACCGTTACGCTGATTCTGTGGCTCGCCGCCGATGGTGTTGGCGGCAACACACAGCCCGGTGCGTTAATCGCCCTGTTCGTGTTCGCGTCACTTGCTGCCTTCGAAGCACTGGCACCGGTCACAGTGGCCTTCCAGCATATGGGACAAGTCATTGCTTCCGCCGCAAGGGTCGATCAAATCATTCGTCAGCCTATTGACGTCACGTTCCCAACGCGTGGCCCGGAAACCTCTCGCACAGCTTTACTTGAACTCTCACATGTCAACTTCACTTATCCCGGTCAGCCACAGCCCGTGCTGCAAAATATCACGCTCTCGATTCAAGCAGGCGAACATCTGGCGCTGCTGGGGCGCACCGGATGCGGGAAATCGACGCTATTACAATTGCTGACTCGGGCATGGGATTGTGAATACGGAGACATTACGCTCAATGGACACCCGCTTGCCAATTGGCGGGAAGACGATCTCCGCGCCATGATGAGCGTCGTACCACAGCGTGTGCACATTTTCAGCGCAACGCTCCGTGATAACCTGTTACTGGCAGCACCGACTGCACGAGATGAAAAACTGGCAGAGGTATTACAACAGGTCGGGTTGGAAAAGCTGCTGGAAAATGAGGGGCTGAATGCTTGGCTAGGAGAAGGCGGTCGTCAACTCTCCGGTGGTGAACAGCGTCGCATCGCGTTAGCGCGTGCGCTATTGCATGATGCGCCATTAGTTCTGTTGGATGAACCCACAGAGGGGCTGGACGCAGAAACAGAAAAACGTATTCTGCAGCTACTCCGCCAGCACTGTGCCAATAAGACGCTGATCGTTATCACCCATCGGTTATACGGTTTAGAATCAATGGATCGCATCTGTATTCTGGACGATGGTAAAGTGCTCGAACAGGGCAGCCATCAGACGTTGATGGCACAACAAGGTCGTTATTGGCAATTCCGCCAACACGTTTAA